The nucleotide window GACGGCGGCGCGCTCACGCTGCAGAACAATCTCGTCGATCTGTATGGCCCGGTGTATTACGCGAGCCTGTTCGGCATTCCGGTGCCCGTGTGGGTGTTCGCGTTCACGGCCGCGGGCGGCGCGCTCATTCTCAACCGCACGGCGTTCGGGCGCCACGTGCAGGCAATCGGCTCGAACGAGCAGGTCGCGCGCTACGCTGCGATCCGCGTCGATCGCGTGAAGTGCGCAACGTATGTGCTGCTGGGCGTGTGCGTGGGTGTCGCGACCGTGCTCTACGTGCCGCGCCTCGGCTCCGCTACGCCGACGACGGGTTTGCTGTGGGAGCTGGAGGCGATCGCCGCCGTCGTGGTGGGCGGCACGGCGCTCAAGGGCGGAGAGGGGCGCGTGGCGGGCACCGTGGTCGGCGCGGTGCTGCTCTCGGTCATCGCCAATATTCTCAATCTCACGAGCATCATCAGCGTGTATCTGAACGCGGCGGTGCAGGGCGTGGCGATCATCGCGGTCGCCTTCCTGCAGCGCGGCAG belongs to Paraburkholderia flagellata and includes:
- a CDS encoding ABC transporter permease — encoded protein: MQPAPTDAPTETRGARSAAARFVHRLAGVGPLIGLILLCVLGTLLNRDFATAGNLLNVLTRTSFIGIISVGMTFVIISGGIDLSVGSMAALIAGVMIWVMNTLAASEHAIAPLAIVAIGMAIALVLGAVFGLAHGLLITRGRIEPFIVTLGTLGIFRSVLTWLADGGALTLQNNLVDLYGPVYYASLFGIPVPVWVFAFTAAGGALILNRTAFGRHVQAIGSNEQVARYAAIRVDRVKCATYVLLGVCVGVATVLYVPRLGSATPTTGLLWELEAIAAVVVGGTALKGGEGRVAGTVVGAVLLSVIANILNLTSIISVYLNAAVQGVAIIAVAFLQRGRR